The Thermoproteota archaeon DNA window CGTAGGGAGACCCGTCCACATAGTGGATGTGGATACGGCTCCGCCTCCCCTGAGGTATGAGATCTTCAGGACTGGCATCACAATCTTGGTGAGAGACGAGACTCTCATGGCTGAGGATAAGGCAAGGGCCATAATGGAGTACTTGGACTCCAAGCCCTATTACGAGAGAATGGTTAAGGGCATGATAAGGGCGATGATGAATGCCTAGTCCTGGGCTTGTGGGGAGGATTAGCAGATTCAGGACGGCTGTGTCCAAGCTGAAGAGCATCAGATCGATGGGTAGAGAAGGTTACTTCAGCAATCCCTTCGTCATGGACTCGGCCGAGAGGAACTTTTAGGTGGCCATCGAGGCCGTACTTGACGTAGGGAGCTTCATAATCGCTAAGAAGGGAGGTCCAGTTCCCTCGAAGCACAGGGAGATAGGGCTACTCTTAGTCAATATGGGAGTTCTCGACGGGGCAGATGGAGAGTTAGTATCTTCTCTAGCGGGATTGAGGAATTCTCCTCGTTCACTCATATTCCGAGGTGGATCACGAGATCCTGCTATCGCTACTCGGCCAAGTGGAGGAGTTGGAGCGGATAATGTCCGTGATGCTAGGCTACATGGAGAAGGAAGGGATGGATCCCTGAGATTGAGGGGCCTGATCAGCTCAGGCGCGCGATTTCAGGACCTCAACTAGCTCGCTAGCTAACTTTTTCCCATTTCCGAATCCACTTACTAGGATGAGATGCGCCTTCCTAGACCTAGACCATACCGTGATAAAGACCGGATATAGAGAGTACCTCATAGGTAGACCGGCTCGCTTACTCGCTAGGAGGCTAGGTATTCCGGATGATGAGGCCGCTCTCATTTTGAGAGAAAAAGTAAGGGAGATCATGAGGGAGAAGATCCTCAATGGAGATTATCTGCATGCCTTCGACTGGGATGTCGTAATCCCTGAGGCACTAAGGCGACTGGGTTTGAGGATGAGTGAGTTCGACGCCCTGTCCCTCCTGCTGGAGGCCGTGAGGAGCGGTGCTACCAGCGTTTATCCCGATTCTGTTGAAGCCATCCAAGAGCTCAGACGGGATCGCAGGGTCTGCCTAATGACCGGCGGCCTTTCCAAGTACCAAGAAGCCATCCTGAGCGAGCTGGGGATTAGAGAAATGTTTGACGATGTCTTGACCACAGATAGGCTTGGAGTCCTCAAAGTAAGGCCCGAGGCGTTCACGAAGGCCATGGAGATATGCGGTTGCTCTGCCGCATTTCACACCGGAGATTCCCCAAGTCACGATGTTGCTGGGGCTAAAGGCGCTGGCCTAGCTGCGTTCCTGATGGTAAGGGAACTGAACCATCTGAGGGAAGTAGATCCATTCAAGAGGGTAGATCTACTCCTGAAAAGCGGTTACCTCAGAGATTTAATGAGGAAGGACATCCTGTACGGATTCATCCCCGAGGAGATGATGATACCCGATGCTGTGGTGGTTGAGCTGAGGGAGGTAGTTTCCCTAAGCAGGAGGCTCTAAACTTTCCTAATCAGCGCTCTGATGATTGATGAGGGGATTACCAATTCACGATGTTCCTAGGGTCTAACCTCTCGATCCCGGGGATCTTATCGTAAGCTCTATCAGTAGAGATGAGGGGTTCACCCTCCCTTAGAGCTAGGGCAGCGTAGTAGGCGTCAAAAATGGAGGAGAGACCATACTGCCTCATCAAGGAGATGGCCGCCAGATCGTCCTCCCAAGTGGTCTCCACAAACCTTAAGTTCTCAATAAGGGTGAGATGGGTTAACCGCTCCAAGATCTCATCTAGAGAGACTCCCTCTTCTATAGAAACGTAGTAGATCTCGTGAAGCACCTCCCTAGATGCCTTGACTTCTCCTAATTTGCCGCTTATGATCATCTTGATCAGTCTGAGGGCTACTGGTTTCAGCCAATCCTCTACCTTTACGTAGGCGTATAGCACATCCGTTTCAACTATCATGGCAATCACCTAGAGTTAGATTTATAGGTAGGAGAGGTCACAGCTGCTTCCTCCTCTTGGCTCTCTTAACTGCATCCTCTCTAGCTAGCCTTTCAGCCTCCGCTTTTAGCTTCCTCCTCTCCTTATCCGTGTCGAGCCACCCCTCTGCGTACTTTTCAGGCTCTCCCCTTAGGGGGATTAGGACTAAGTGAGTGCCCACTGGTATTATTACCACCTTCTTGATCCCCTCTCTCAACCTCTTTGGAAGAGTTATCCTGCCCCTCTCATCTACGCCCACAACTGACATTTTATCCCACTACATACAGGATATACCCACTTATAAAAGAGCCCTCCAGTTTTAAGTAAGGACTTCACGAGGGAGCTATGCGCCTGGTCAGGTTCGTCCACGACAGGACCATAGACTACGGTGTGGAGCAGGATGGAGAGATAGCTCCCTCTAACGTCATCTCAGAGAAGATAGGAAAGGAATTACCTCCGAGCTTGGACGCTTTAATAAACCTCCCCCTCATAGATGAAGTGCTTAGACTCGAAGATAAGACACT harbors:
- a CDS encoding PIN domain-containing protein, encoding MIVETDVLYAYVKVEDWLKPVALRLIKMIISGKLGEVKASREVLHEIYYVSIEEGVSLDEILERLTHLTLIENLRFVETTWEDDLAAISLMRQYGLSSIFDAYYAALALREGEPLISTDRAYDKIPGIERLDPRNIVNW
- a CDS encoding nucleotidyltransferase domain-containing protein, producing MSIEKIVIELRRVLSVEDNVIYAILFGSVVEGRMREDSDMDVAIKFFIRPEPLELGRLSSLMESAVGRPVHIVDVDTAPPPLRYEIFRTGITILVRDETLMAEDKARAIMEYLDSKPYYERMVKGMIRAMMNA
- a CDS encoding HAD family hydrolase yields the protein MRCAFLDLDHTVIKTGYREYLIGRPARLLARRLGIPDDEAALILREKVREIMREKILNGDYLHAFDWDVVIPEALRRLGLRMSEFDALSLLLEAVRSGATSVYPDSVEAIQELRRDRRVCLMTGGLSKYQEAILSELGIREMFDDVLTTDRLGVLKVRPEAFTKAMEICGCSAAFHTGDSPSHDVAGAKGAGLAAFLMVRELNHLREVDPFKRVDLLLKSGYLRDLMRKDILYGFIPEEMMIPDAVVVELREVVSLSRRL
- a CDS encoding VapB-type antitoxin, translating into MSVVGVDERGRITLPKRLREGIKKVVIIPVGTHLVLIPLRGEPEKYAEGWLDTDKERRKLKAEAERLAREDAVKRAKRRKQL